Proteins encoded within one genomic window of Candidatus Methylomirabilota bacterium:
- a CDS encoding D-2-hydroxyacid dehydrogenase, translated as MKILYTPVLIVPSLEPADRARILEAAGPGAALVGAKDAAAQRREIVDTDILFGRVAPEIYVLNRRLRYYHSIGAGVDAVLCPELIESDVPLASEKGGVGIHLAEHAFALLLGLTRGVHTALRRPDYSLREPIRHEQRELYELTLGIVGLGGTGRAVARRALGFGMRVLAVDIEDVPPEPGVEAVWKPDRLGELLGLSDVVVIGLPLTKATHHLFTRDLFRRMKPSAILINVTRGAIVYGDDLVAALKDGLIWGAGLDVTDPEPLPPGHPLWTHPRVIVTPHTAGGSPRRAGRVIDTFCENLRRLRDGRPLLALIDKHKGY; from the coding sequence ATGAAGATTCTATATACACCCGTTCTGATCGTTCCGTCGCTCGAACCCGCGGACCGCGCCCGGATCCTCGAGGCGGCCGGTCCCGGGGCCGCCCTGGTCGGCGCGAAGGACGCCGCCGCCCAGCGCCGCGAGATCGTCGACACGGACATCCTGTTCGGCCGCGTCGCGCCGGAGATCTACGTCCTCAACCGCCGTCTCAGGTACTACCACTCGATCGGCGCCGGCGTGGACGCGGTCCTCTGCCCGGAGCTGATCGAGAGCGACGTCCCCCTGGCGAGCGAGAAAGGGGGCGTCGGCATCCACCTGGCGGAGCACGCCTTCGCGCTCCTCCTCGGCCTGACCCGCGGCGTCCACACGGCCCTCCGGCGGCCCGACTACTCGCTGCGGGAGCCGATCAGGCACGAGCAGCGCGAGCTCTACGAGCTCACGCTGGGGATCGTCGGCCTCGGCGGCACGGGACGCGCGGTCGCGCGCCGGGCGCTCGGCTTCGGCATGCGCGTGCTCGCGGTGGACATCGAGGACGTGCCCCCCGAGCCCGGCGTCGAGGCCGTCTGGAAGCCCGACCGCCTCGGGGAGCTCCTCGGCCTCTCCGACGTCGTCGTGATCGGCCTGCCGCTCACGAAGGCGACCCATCACCTCTTCACGCGCGACCTCTTCCGCCGGATGAAGCCGAGCGCGATCCTCATCAACGTCACGCGGGGCGCGATCGTCTACGGCGACGACCTGGTCGCCGCGCTGAAGGACGGGCTCATCTGGGGCGCGGGGCTCGACGTGACCGACCCGGAGCCGCTCCCGCCCGGCCACCCGCTCTGGACGCACCCCCGCGTGATCGTCACGCCGCACACCGCGGGCGGCTCGCCGCGGCGCGCGGGGCGCGTGATCGACACCTTCTGCGAGAACCTCCGGCGGCTGCGCGACGGCCGGCCGCTCCTGGCCCTGATCGACAAACACAAGGGGTATTGA
- a CDS encoding zinc-binding dehydrogenase, with translation MKGVVFLGNRKLELREFPDPTPGPGEVVLAIKASGMCGSDLHPYRAAGNAAAALGLGGQGGPVIAGHEPCGVVAARGPGVAPEEAPEGQRVMNHHYKGCGLCKHCRAGWSQLCRSGIVVYGMTGHGGHASYMKIPARTLVPLPDELSFEEGAAISCGTGTAYGALKRLDVSGRDTLAVFGQGPVGLSATLLGKAMGARVIAVDIAPERLKLATEFGADATVNAKAVDPVKAIRELTRGEGVETAMDCTGNPDARVAAVRCAATWGRVAFVGEGNTTTFDISQDMIRRQLTIHASWTFSSVGQGECARFIADRRIPLAKLITHRFTLEQADEAYRLFDTQTTGKGVFAP, from the coding sequence ATGAAGGGCGTCGTCTTCCTCGGCAACCGGAAACTCGAGCTGCGCGAGTTCCCCGACCCGACGCCGGGGCCGGGAGAGGTCGTGCTCGCGATCAAGGCGTCGGGCATGTGCGGGAGCGACCTCCACCCCTACCGCGCCGCGGGCAACGCCGCGGCGGCGCTCGGCCTCGGCGGCCAGGGCGGGCCCGTCATCGCGGGCCACGAGCCCTGCGGCGTCGTCGCCGCGCGCGGGCCCGGCGTCGCCCCCGAGGAGGCGCCGGAGGGCCAGCGCGTGATGAACCACCACTACAAGGGCTGCGGCCTCTGCAAGCACTGCCGCGCCGGCTGGTCGCAGCTCTGCCGGAGCGGGATCGTCGTCTACGGGATGACGGGCCACGGCGGGCACGCGTCCTACATGAAGATCCCCGCGCGCACGCTCGTGCCCCTGCCCGACGAGCTCTCGTTCGAGGAGGGCGCGGCGATCTCGTGCGGCACGGGCACGGCCTACGGCGCGTTGAAGCGCCTCGACGTCTCGGGGCGCGACACGCTCGCGGTCTTCGGCCAGGGGCCCGTGGGGCTCTCCGCGACGCTGCTCGGCAAGGCGATGGGCGCGCGCGTCATCGCGGTGGACATCGCCCCCGAGCGTCTCAAGCTCGCGACCGAGTTCGGCGCCGACGCGACCGTGAACGCGAAGGCGGTCGATCCCGTCAAGGCGATCCGCGAGCTCACCCGCGGCGAGGGCGTCGAGACCGCGATGGACTGCACCGGCAACCCGGACGCGCGTGTGGCCGCCGTGCGGTGCGCGGCGACGTGGGGGCGCGTCGCGTTCGTCGGCGAGGGCAACACGACCACGTTCGACATCAGCCAGGACATGATCCGGAGGCAGCTCACGATCCACGCCTCGTGGACCTTCTCGAGCGTCGGCCAGGGCGAGTGCGCCCGCTTCATCGCGGACCGCCGCATCCCGCTCGCGAAGCTCATCACGCATCGCTTCACGCTCGAGCAGGCGGACGAGGCCTACCGCCTCTTCGACACGCAGACCACCGGCAAGGGGGTATTCGCACCATGA
- the pncA gene encoding bifunctional nicotinamidase/pyrazinamidase: MTTHNRRKFLTSAAGTVVAAGLAGRAATALAQATARKIKPAATDVLLVVDVQNCFVPGGTLPVKEGDQIVPLINRIAAAFQHVVLTQDWHTPGHASFASQYPGKKPFETISLAYGTQVLWPDHCVQGTPDSDLHKDLKIPHAELIIRKGYRKQIDSYSAFFEADGKTPTGLVGYLRERGLTRVFLTGLATDFCVAWSALDARKAGFEALVIEDATRGIDAGGSLAKAWQDMLGAGVKRIQSTDLDI; the protein is encoded by the coding sequence ATGACGACGCACAATCGGCGCAAGTTCCTCACGTCCGCCGCCGGCACGGTCGTCGCCGCGGGGCTCGCGGGCCGGGCCGCCACGGCGCTGGCCCAGGCGACGGCCAGGAAGATCAAACCCGCCGCGACCGACGTGCTCCTGGTCGTTGACGTCCAGAACTGCTTCGTCCCGGGCGGCACGTTGCCCGTCAAGGAGGGGGATCAGATCGTCCCGCTGATCAACCGGATCGCGGCGGCCTTCCAGCACGTGGTCCTCACGCAGGACTGGCACACGCCGGGCCACGCCTCGTTCGCGTCCCAGTACCCCGGGAAGAAGCCCTTCGAGACGATCAGCCTCGCGTACGGCACTCAGGTGCTCTGGCCTGACCACTGCGTGCAGGGCACGCCGGACTCCGACCTCCACAAGGACCTGAAGATCCCCCACGCCGAGCTGATCATCCGGAAGGGCTACCGGAAGCAGATCGACTCGTACTCGGCCTTCTTCGAGGCGGATGGCAAGACGCCGACGGGTCTCGTCGGCTACCTCCGCGAGCGCGGCCTCACGCGGGTGTTCCTCACGGGCCTCGCCACGGACTTCTGCGTCGCGTGGTCGGCGTTGGACGCGCGCAAGGCTGGTTTCGAGGCTCTCGTCATCGAAGACGCGACGCGCGGCATCGACGCCGGAGGGTCGCTCGCGAAGGCGTGGCAGGACATGCTCGGCGCGGGCGTCAAGCGCATCCAGTCCACGGACCTCGACATCTGA